From a single Parambassis ranga chromosome 2, fParRan2.1, whole genome shotgun sequence genomic region:
- the LOC114453824 gene encoding zinc finger protein RFP-like: MSAASCLVSEDQFLCSICLDVFTEPVTIPCGHNYCKSCITQHWDGNVHSRCPMCKDMFNRRSKLRVNTVLSEMAAQFRQSAVKEANSSPEQQQTEAGEVFCDVCTETKVKAVKSCLVCLTSYCETHLELHQKITGLKRHQLINAVQNLEDRVCKKHDRPLELFCKTHQVCVCQFCTELDHRGHVIIPLKEEYEGKKAELKKTESDIQQMIQERRVKMEQIKESVKLSKEDADRETAASVQVFTALIQSVERGLAQLTDMIEEKQKTREKQAEGFIKELEEEISELMKRSSEVEQLSHTEDHLHLLQSFSSLNPAPPTKDWTEVTVHSSYEGTVRRAVAQLEDSLRDQMKKLLQDELKRVQQFAVDVTLDPETAHAALILSDDGKRVSCGDVKQRVPHSPKLFSSSPCLLGKQSFSSGGFYFEVQVKEKTKWVLGVARESIKTKRNITRPTTGWWVIWLRRGNYYEALDDPVVSLSGLSKLQKVGVFVDYEEGVVSFYDVDAAAHIYSFTGCNFTEKLYPVFCTCNRHNCAPLIITPVN, encoded by the coding sequence ATGTCGGCTGCAAGCTGCCTGGTATCTGAAGACCAGTTTCTGtgctccatctgtctggatGTGTTCACTGAGCCAGTCACCATACCATGTGGACACAACTACTGCAAGAGTTGCATCACACAACACTGGGATGGTAATGTCCACAGTCGGTGTCCCATGTGTAAAGATATGTTCAACAGGAGATCGAAGCTGCGGGTCAACACTGTCTTATCTGAGATGGCTGCTCAGTTCAGACAGTCAGCAGTGAAGGAAGCCAACAGCAGCCCAGAGCAACAACAGACCGAAGCAGGAGAAGTGTTCTGTGACGTCTGCACTGAAACCAAAGTGAAGGCTGTGAAGTCCTGCCTGGTGTGTCTGACCTCCTACTGTGAGACTCACCTGGAGCTTCATCAGAAAATCACAGGCCTGAAAAGACACCAGCTGATCAATGCTGTGCAGAACCTGGAGGACAGGGTGTGTAAGAAGCATGACAGACCTCTGGAGCTGTTCTGTAAGACccaccaggtgtgtgtgtgtcagttctgCACTGAGCTGGATCACAGAGGACATGTTATCATTCCTTTAAAAGAAGAATATGAAGGAAAGAAAGCTGAACTTAAGAAGACAGAGTCTGACATTCAGCAGATGATCCAGGAGAGACGAGTGAAGATGGAGCAGATCAAAGAGTCAGTGAAGCTCAGCAAGgaggatgcagacagagagacagcagccaGTGTGCAGGTCTTCACTGCTCTGATCCAGTCTGTAGAGAGGGGTCTGGCTCAGCTCACTGACATGATCgaagagaagcagaaaacaaGAGAGAAACAGGCTGAAGGCTTCAtcaaagagctggaggaggaaatCTCTgagctgatgaagaggagctctgaggtggagcagctgtcacacactgaagaccacctccacctcctccaaaGCTTCTCATCCCTGAACCCTGCTCCACCCACCAAAGACTGGACTGAGGTCACAGTTCACTCCTCATATGAGGGGACAGTGAGGAGAGCTGTGGCTCAGCTGGAGGACTCACTCAGAGACCAGATGAAGAAGCTGCTTCAGGATGAACTGAAGAGGGTCCAGCAGTTTGCAGTGGATGTGACTCTGGATCCTGAAACGGCTCATGCAGCGCTCATCCTGTCTGATGATGGGAAACGTGTCAGCTGTGGTGATGTTAAGCAGAGAGTACCACACAGTCCGAAGCTATTTTCCTCTAGTCCCTGTCTCTTAGGAAAACAGAGTTTCTCTTCAGGCGGATTCTACTTTGAAGTCCAGGTTAAAGAGAAGACAAAGTGGGTCTTAGGAGTGGCCAGAGAGTCCATTAAAACGAAGCGAAATATAACTAGGCCAACAACAGGATGGTGGGTTATATGGTTGAGAAGGGGTAATTATTATGAAGCTCTTGATGACCCTGTTGTATCTCTTTCTGGGCTTTCAAAGCTTCAGAAAGTGGGGGTGTTTGTGGATTATGAGGAGGGTGTGGTCTCCTTTTATGACGTGGATGCTGCAGCTCACATCTACTCCTTTACTGGCTGTAACTTCACTGAGAAACTCTACCCTGTATTTTGTACCTGTAATCGACACAATTGTGCCCCACTGATCATCACTCCTGTCAATTAA